The Raoultibacter phocaeensis genome includes a window with the following:
- the rsmA gene encoding 16S rRNA (adenine(1518)-N(6)/adenine(1519)-N(6))-dimethyltransferase RsmA, producing the protein MTKLSPLATPSATRAVLEAHGLYTKKALGQNFLVNDVILEKIIAFSQVNERDFVLEVGPGIGTLTIALLKNAGFVVSVERDKDLPAVLDETLGPWADRFALVGKDALDLTATDLAQAAEQAGPPEVLAVHPMPNKFVANLPYAVAATLVLDYFERFESIESATVMVQSEVADRMSAKAGTKNYGAYTVKLSLFAEPAGRFSVSPGNFFPPPRVESSVLRLDRVRPVDDDGAPLDADALRATCTMAEAAFAARRKTIANSCKTYFASKGEQGSSIASALSSIFERAGIDPGRRGETLVRAEFIRLGKALHDASF; encoded by the coding sequence ATGACCAAGCTATCCCCCTTGGCTACGCCCTCGGCGACACGTGCCGTTCTCGAAGCGCACGGCCTCTACACGAAGAAGGCGCTTGGCCAGAACTTCCTCGTCAACGATGTGATCCTCGAAAAGATTATCGCGTTTTCTCAGGTGAATGAAAGGGATTTCGTGCTTGAGGTGGGTCCCGGTATTGGCACGCTCACTATTGCGCTGCTCAAAAACGCGGGGTTCGTGGTGTCGGTCGAGCGCGATAAAGATCTGCCTGCGGTGCTCGATGAGACGCTTGGCCCCTGGGCCGACCGCTTCGCGCTTGTGGGAAAGGATGCGCTCGATCTGACCGCAACCGATCTTGCCCAAGCGGCTGAACAGGCGGGGCCGCCCGAGGTTCTTGCCGTGCATCCTATGCCGAACAAGTTCGTCGCCAACCTTCCTTATGCGGTAGCGGCGACACTCGTGCTCGATTACTTCGAGCGGTTCGAAAGCATCGAGAGCGCCACGGTGATGGTGCAATCCGAGGTGGCTGATCGCATGTCCGCAAAGGCGGGAACGAAGAACTACGGTGCTTACACGGTGAAGCTTTCTCTGTTCGCTGAGCCTGCGGGACGGTTTTCGGTGAGTCCCGGCAACTTTTTCCCGCCGCCTCGGGTTGAAAGCTCGGTGCTCCGGCTCGACCGCGTGCGCCCTGTAGACGATGACGGCGCTCCGCTCGATGCCGATGCCCTGCGCGCTACGTGCACCATGGCCGAGGCGGCGTTTGCCGCTCGCCGTAAAACCATCGCCAACTCGTGCAAGACATACTTCGCCAGCAAAGGCGAGCAAGGCTCGTCGATTGCTTCTGCGCTGTCGAGCATCTTCGAGCGCGCGGGAATCGACCCGGGCCGACGAGGCGAGACGCTCGTGCGTGCGGAGTTTATCAGGCTCGGCAAGGCGTTACACGACGCTTCGTTCTGA
- a CDS encoding FAD-binding protein has protein sequence MDHKHAGISRRSFLTGAAATGALATLGLAGCAPQASGEAEPKAQAADNTAPAANDWLGSAPEVADADITETKECDILIVGAGMSGMAAAATAADLGLNFLVVDKGSEPAAPHFDVGAINSKFTEQTGESVDEGRILNELNRYASFKNDSTVAGTWIRQSSEMVEWLQALYEEKLGGCTVTVDVENGGDGRAGGTMYYIPPECHTFSDGEGGRINHIEVLTEFIADKGYEVGYSHDLVKLVRDGSGPVTGAIFTTPDGTVKINAAKGVVLATGGYPADPVMVQALNPIIPACVTSTNYNLNNTGMGIKAALWAGAAMDTTPAAMIFDRGSVEPGVDAGYTGEGADAQFATGGQFNLGSQPFLKVDRNGARITNESCNYDGICHAASNHPGGVWCQVFDVNAPEDVQRFKTQGCAAMTWKMQLKDKTVDEAYDEKYISTGIMQKADTLDELATKLGFEGDAKTQFLASIERYNELFDAGVDEDMGKEAYRLSEIRTAPFYGTWFGGSLLTTLDGVRINKDTQVLDTDEMPIEGLYAVGTCSGSYYSGNYPVYLVGNCLGRNMTFGRHAVRFIAGEVE, from the coding sequence ATGGATCACAAACATGCAGGAATATCGCGCAGGAGCTTTCTGACGGGGGCAGCCGCAACGGGCGCTCTCGCCACGCTCGGACTCGCCGGCTGCGCTCCCCAGGCATCGGGAGAGGCGGAACCGAAAGCGCAAGCCGCCGACAACACGGCACCGGCAGCAAACGACTGGCTGGGTTCGGCGCCCGAAGTGGCCGATGCCGATATCACCGAAACCAAGGAGTGCGACATTCTCATCGTGGGCGCCGGCATGTCGGGTATGGCTGCCGCAGCAACCGCCGCCGATCTCGGACTCAACTTCCTGGTTGTCGACAAAGGCTCCGAGCCGGCAGCGCCCCACTTCGACGTGGGCGCGATCAACTCGAAGTTCACAGAGCAAACAGGTGAGAGCGTCGATGAGGGTCGCATCTTGAACGAACTCAACCGCTACGCATCGTTCAAAAACGACTCGACTGTCGCAGGCACCTGGATCCGCCAAAGCTCGGAGATGGTCGAATGGCTGCAAGCCCTCTACGAAGAGAAGCTCGGCGGCTGCACCGTAACCGTCGATGTTGAAAACGGCGGCGATGGGCGCGCGGGCGGCACGATGTACTACATCCCGCCCGAGTGCCATACGTTCTCCGACGGCGAAGGCGGCCGCATCAACCACATCGAAGTGCTTACCGAGTTCATCGCCGACAAAGGCTACGAAGTGGGCTACAGCCACGACCTCGTGAAGCTCGTGCGCGACGGGAGCGGCCCTGTGACCGGCGCCATCTTCACCACCCCAGACGGTACAGTGAAGATAAACGCCGCCAAGGGCGTTGTGCTCGCCACGGGCGGATACCCGGCAGACCCCGTGATGGTGCAAGCGCTGAATCCCATTATTCCCGCATGCGTGACCTCGACGAACTACAATCTGAACAATACGGGCATGGGCATCAAGGCAGCGCTTTGGGCAGGAGCCGCCATGGACACGACGCCCGCAGCTATGATCTTCGACCGTGGCTCGGTCGAGCCAGGCGTGGACGCCGGGTACACGGGCGAGGGAGCCGATGCGCAGTTCGCCACAGGCGGCCAGTTCAACCTTGGCAGCCAGCCGTTCTTGAAAGTGGACCGCAACGGCGCGCGCATCACCAACGAAAGCTGCAACTACGATGGCATCTGCCACGCGGCGAGCAACCATCCCGGCGGCGTGTGGTGCCAGGTCTTCGATGTGAACGCACCTGAAGACGTGCAGCGCTTCAAGACGCAGGGCTGCGCAGCCATGACGTGGAAGATGCAGCTTAAGGACAAAACCGTCGACGAGGCTTACGACGAGAAGTACATCAGCACGGGCATCATGCAGAAAGCCGATACGCTCGACGAGCTTGCAACCAAGCTCGGGTTCGAGGGCGATGCCAAGACGCAGTTCCTCGCCTCGATCGAGCGCTACAACGAGCTGTTCGATGCGGGCGTCGACGAGGATATGGGCAAGGAAGCCTACCGTCTTTCGGAAATCCGCACTGCACCGTTTTACGGCACATGGTTCGGCGGCTCGCTGCTGACCACGCTCGACGGCGTACGCATCAACAAGGATACGCAGGTACTCGACACCGATGAGATGCCAATCGAGGGCCTGTACGCAGTCGGCACCTGTTCGGGCAGCTACTACTCGGGCAACTACCCCGTGTACCTCGTGGGCAACTGCCTCGGCCGCAACATGACGTTCGGCCGCCACGCAGTCCGCTTCATCGCTGGTGAAGTGGAATAG
- a CDS encoding zinc-ribbon domain-containing protein has protein sequence MNRCSVWGCEAGDRYKRNQRYVSRRKACMCFRPAAVTSDKTCPKCGTVNDSSAEVCSACGANLPVTQTFPGAPGAPGAPGVPGASGQAGNPGAPAAPNSPAPPKTPGAPKV, from the coding sequence ATGAATCGCTGCTCGGTATGGGGCTGTGAAGCCGGCGATCGATACAAGCGAAATCAACGATATGTTTCAAGAAGGAAGGCATGTATGTGTTTTAGACCAGCGGCGGTAACGTCGGATAAGACGTGTCCGAAATGCGGCACGGTAAACGATTCTTCGGCGGAGGTATGCTCCGCCTGCGGGGCGAACCTGCCGGTAACGCAAACTTTTCCCGGTGCGCCCGGGGCGCCGGGGGCTCCGGGGGTTCCAGGTGCCTCCGGTCAAGCAGGCAACCCCGGTGCCCCTGCGGCGCCGAATTCGCCCGCGCCTCCGAAGACGCCGGGGGCACCTAAGGTGTAG
- the tnpA gene encoding IS200/IS605 family transposase, translating into MANKAQSLSHTKWLCKYHIVFTPKYRRKIIYNQYRDSLGEIFRQLCRYKGVEIIEGHLMPDHVHMLVSIPPKLAVSSFMGYPKGKSALMMFDKHANLKYKFGNRHFWAEGYYVSTVGLNEATIAKYIREQEAHDIALDKLSVKEYEDPFKKG; encoded by the coding sequence ATGGCAAACAAGGCGCAAAGCCTGTCGCACACGAAGTGGCTGTGCAAGTACCATATCGTGTTCACACCGAAGTATAGGCGCAAAATCATCTACAACCAATACCGGGATTCGCTGGGCGAGATATTCCGGCAGCTCTGCAGGTACAAGGGGGTCGAGATAATCGAGGGCCACCTGATGCCGGACCACGTGCATATGCTGGTCAGCATCCCGCCCAAGCTGGCAGTGTCGAGCTTCATGGGGTACCCCAAGGGCAAGAGCGCGCTCATGATGTTCGACAAGCACGCGAACCTGAAGTACAAGTTCGGCAACCGGCACTTCTGGGCCGAGGGCTACTACGTGTCGACGGTCGGGCTGAACGAGGCCACGATAGCCAAGTACATCAGGGAGCAGGAAGCCCACGACATCGCGCTGGACAAGCTCAGCGTCAAGGAGTACGAGGACCCCTTCAAGAAGGGGTAG
- a CDS encoding AlbA family DNA-binding domain-containing protein, with protein MDQSEFEQHLSKGEGLTIEFKRCGNQPEKDTYETICSFANRQGGSIFLGVQDDRTVSGVPRQAELSMQRNIINVVSNPNAFNLTPSLEFETIEYKEKMVLRIWVPMGSAVYRYKGDVYDRMADVDIKITSDDQVAGLYMRKRNHYSERKVYRFLSKDDLRASSKTAQRHLAAMVERGFLIAEGATRDRKYRKA; from the coding sequence ATGGACCAATCCGAGTTCGAGCAGCATCTTTCCAAGGGCGAAGGATTAACGATCGAGTTCAAGCGATGCGGTAATCAGCCTGAAAAAGATACCTATGAAACTATTTGCTCGTTCGCGAACCGTCAAGGCGGCAGCATCTTCCTTGGCGTTCAAGATGATCGCACGGTATCGGGGGTGCCAAGGCAAGCTGAATTATCCATGCAGCGTAATATCATCAACGTCGTGTCAAATCCAAACGCATTCAACCTGACCCCATCCCTCGAATTTGAGACAATCGAGTACAAAGAAAAAATGGTCCTTCGCATCTGGGTTCCTATGGGGTCCGCTGTGTACCGCTACAAAGGCGACGTTTACGACCGCATGGCAGACGTAGACATCAAAATCACAAGCGACGATCAGGTAGCAGGGCTCTACATGCGCAAGCGCAATCATTATTCAGAGAGGAAAGTCTACCGATTCCTGAGCAAAGATGATCTTCGAGCATCATCGAAGACAGCGCAGCGACACCTTGCGGCAATGGTCGAGCGAGGCTTTCTCATTGCGGAAGGAGCAACACGCGACAGGAAATATCGAAAGGCTTGA
- a CDS encoding helix-turn-helix domain-containing protein: MLSILVYSSDGDFIHRCDVEDMQELLRVFRTELQPRYSDGTFDVSISGEILLVEPVKGPPSVAPSLTERQRQILQLMARSFAPKQIASELDISEATVRMHINALKKRFNADSRDQLMAIVGALELCDPFDKKGAKRTAVHPCTDR; the protein is encoded by the coding sequence ATGCTTTCGATACTGGTTTACAGTAGTGACGGTGACTTCATCCATCGGTGCGACGTGGAAGACATGCAAGAACTGCTTCGCGTGTTCCGCACCGAGTTGCAGCCGCGGTATTCGGATGGGACGTTCGATGTTTCCATCAGCGGAGAGATTCTTTTGGTCGAGCCGGTGAAAGGCCCGCCGAGCGTCGCTCCCTCGCTCACCGAACGCCAACGTCAGATACTGCAGCTGATGGCTCGTTCGTTTGCCCCGAAACAGATAGCAAGCGAACTCGACATCTCCGAAGCCACGGTGCGAATGCATATCAATGCCCTCAAAAAGCGTTTTAACGCCGATAGCCGCGATCAGCTTATGGCGATCGTCGGGGCGCTCGAGTTATGCGATCCGTTCGACAAAAAGGGTGCAAAGCGCACCGCAGTCCATCCCTGTACCGATCGGTAA
- a CDS encoding flavodoxin family protein, which produces MNRLVICGSFRPEGKSAHLCDALARRMHDLWPEDEINLFSLADDIDVDPCIACDYCELGEGCIIEDAMQDLYALLDEADSLVVVSPIYFAGPPAQFKAVLDRFQRYFWTDVRTKPKRPAELFAIGDGGDPHGFDPLTGIVRSALAVAGYRLGAVHDCVGKTHDELYAIAAAWEPAQGGISEVFGGGLPCSEDERAAGGAR; this is translated from the coding sequence ATGAACCGTCTCGTCATCTGCGGATCGTTTCGCCCCGAAGGGAAAAGTGCCCACCTCTGCGACGCGCTCGCGCGCCGTATGCACGACCTGTGGCCCGAGGACGAGATCAACCTGTTCAGTTTAGCCGACGACATCGACGTCGATCCGTGCATTGCCTGCGATTATTGCGAGTTGGGGGAAGGCTGCATCATCGAAGACGCGATGCAGGACCTCTATGCGCTCCTCGACGAAGCGGATAGCCTTGTTGTAGTGTCTCCCATCTATTTCGCCGGACCCCCCGCGCAGTTCAAAGCCGTGCTCGATCGGTTTCAGCGGTATTTTTGGACCGATGTCCGCACAAAACCGAAGCGCCCTGCCGAACTGTTCGCCATCGGCGATGGGGGAGACCCTCACGGCTTCGACCCGCTTACGGGCATCGTGCGCTCTGCGCTTGCCGTGGCTGGATACCGCTTGGGCGCGGTGCATGATTGCGTCGGCAAGACCCACGACGAGCTTTACGCGATAGCCGCTGCGTGGGAGCCTGCACAGGGTGGGATATCCGAGGTTTTTGGCGGTGGCTTGCCCTGCTCTGAAGACGAGCGTGCGGCTGGGGGCGCACGATGA
- a CDS encoding Veg family protein has translation MDLAKQAKIVDGIHDTLHDFVGQRLKVRANMGRSKIVESEGVLTQVHPQLFIMEVDRKRGRTARQSYQYVDVLTGMVELSQDGEPLFEPFIEETPIDEAPMVLEEDIEEKETVLS, from the coding sequence ATGGATTTAGCTAAGCAGGCGAAAATCGTGGATGGAATCCACGATACGTTGCACGATTTCGTCGGCCAGCGGCTGAAGGTTCGCGCCAACATGGGCCGTTCGAAGATCGTCGAGAGCGAAGGCGTTCTCACGCAGGTCCACCCCCAGCTGTTCATCATGGAAGTCGATCGCAAGCGCGGCCGCACGGCGCGCCAGTCGTACCAGTATGTCGACGTGCTGACCGGCATGGTCGAACTCTCCCAGGATGGCGAGCCGCTGTTCGAGCCCTTCATCGAAGAGACTCCTATCGACGAGGCCCCCATGGTTCTCGAAGAGGATATCGAAGAGAAGGAAACGGTGCTCTCGTAA
- a CDS encoding AAA family ATPase, which produces MLKHIHLENFKAQQAADLDFSKINILTGFNSTGKTTVIQSLAFIKQSLQKKELSFNDYLLRLGDYREVVSRHDTELPIRISVTLNGSEEDLQYSLDASMNGVVETFAVDGEQGWQWDSRTDGAVEASGRLFFPIAAGGYGGGVFTSSDPAKTMQEQKRTMEWFENMLYLSSNRGFTKYNYPLLAGKPTVEDISNRTGDSSALEEWLSNLIIYRINEAKRYPAMEEQLTRMTDRLSSLGVEISPYVMSGPSVVIDLAESGMWVSAVNSGYGVNQSVASIVLGSLSEPGSLVMIEEPETHLHPRFQRTMAQILADFTKEGKQVLITSHSDHVLQEMRKLVLDGTVPKDDVKVYHFAKEDRVTRTSEIDVTDEAALRELFS; this is translated from the coding sequence ATGCTCAAGCATATTCACCTGGAAAATTTCAAAGCACAACAAGCTGCCGATCTCGATTTTTCGAAGATCAACATACTCACGGGATTCAACTCGACCGGCAAGACGACGGTCATTCAATCGCTCGCCTTCATCAAGCAGAGCCTGCAGAAGAAGGAGTTGAGTTTCAACGACTACCTTCTGCGCCTGGGCGACTACCGGGAGGTGGTGTCTCGCCACGACACCGAGCTCCCTATCAGGATTTCCGTTACGCTGAATGGGAGCGAAGAGGACCTGCAGTACAGTCTCGATGCATCCATGAACGGTGTGGTGGAGACGTTCGCCGTCGATGGCGAACAGGGTTGGCAATGGGACAGCCGCACCGATGGCGCCGTCGAGGCCTCGGGGCGTTTGTTCTTCCCGATAGCGGCCGGGGGTTACGGCGGCGGCGTGTTCACTTCGTCCGATCCTGCAAAAACCATGCAGGAGCAGAAGCGCACGATGGAATGGTTCGAGAACATGCTGTACCTTTCCTCGAACCGAGGGTTCACGAAGTACAACTATCCTCTGCTTGCCGGGAAGCCCACGGTCGAGGACATCTCGAACCGCACCGGCGACTCGTCTGCGCTCGAAGAGTGGCTGTCGAACCTGATCATATACCGCATCAATGAGGCGAAGCGCTATCCTGCGATGGAAGAGCAGCTCACGCGTATGACGGATCGGCTCTCTTCGCTCGGCGTCGAGATCAGCCCGTATGTGATGAGCGGCCCGAGTGTGGTCATCGACCTCGCCGAAAGCGGCATGTGGGTGAGCGCGGTCAACTCGGGATACGGCGTGAACCAATCGGTCGCCTCGATCGTTTTAGGGTCGCTGTCCGAACCGGGATCCCTCGTCATGATCGAAGAGCCGGAAACCCACCTGCACCCTCGCTTCCAGCGTACGATGGCCCAGATCCTTGCCGATTTCACGAAGGAGGGCAAGCAGGTGCTCATCACCTCGCATTCCGATCACGTGCTTCAGGAAATGAGGAAGCTCGTGTTAGACGGTACGGTGCCGAAGGACGATGTGAAGGTCTACCACTTCGCCAAAGAGGATCGCGTTACCCGCACCTCCGAAATCGATGTGACCGACGAAGCCGCCTTGCGCGAGCTGTTCTCGTAG
- a CDS encoding molybdopterin-containing oxidoreductase family protein — translation MSNIELKKSLCFGCHSNCGVLVTVEDGKATKIEGDPQCPINQGKVCERVGFQLEWLDHPKRLNYPLKRIGARGSGKWQQISWDQACEEIGAELRRLADEYGPETVVFSHGTGRSDEWYISRFFNQYGSPNVAMGGAEMCWCPTYSIESTTFGQFGATSTAPNTQCVVFWGRNPAQCGDFPEHWGYSQLFEHNPDAKIIVVDPRCTEYAARADIWLRLRPGTDGALALGWMNVIINEELYNKEFVEKWTYGFDQLKEAVQAYTPEKVAEITWVPAEKIRAAARMYATIRPCFMPWGLPTDTIGRNMTQANRAKALLKALVGVNEMGQTYLAPPNAVRPLASMEMPDLLPVSQREKQLGADQFPMHSWPSYQMISDAQSRVFKHPYFLNQDATCTHNWSIVSQAIKTGKPYPVKGMICFASNPFSNLSNSNDLYECIKLLDLMVTHEYTMTPAAMLSDYVLPAAGWLERVQVWGTNGGGPAISGVALTGEAAIEPLYERRDNYAFWRSLAEGTFEKEEFEKYWPWKDSEEANDYMVEPLGVKSADTVGKPVFCPSPDKWHELTDPQTGELYGFGTPTGKVEIYSTILEKLFSEDEAIPYYEEPFESPVSTPELAAEYPLILTAGSRFMPYYHSEYRQVKGCRERYPDPYFQIHPEMAANLGIGDGMWCWIETLRGKCLQRAKLDSGIMPQVISAQHGWWFPELPEEDPWLGGWFISNINMCTDNAVENCCKLSGVYNMKLAQCKVYKAAEAPFNTFTK, via the coding sequence ATGTCTAACATTGAATTGAAAAAATCACTGTGTTTCGGTTGCCACTCCAACTGCGGCGTCCTCGTCACGGTCGAAGACGGCAAGGCGACGAAAATCGAGGGGGATCCTCAGTGCCCCATCAACCAGGGCAAGGTATGCGAGCGTGTCGGGTTTCAGCTTGAGTGGCTCGATCATCCGAAGCGTTTGAACTACCCGCTCAAGCGTATCGGAGCTCGCGGCTCGGGCAAATGGCAGCAGATTTCGTGGGATCAGGCATGTGAGGAGATCGGTGCCGAACTGCGCAGACTCGCCGACGAGTACGGGCCCGAAACCGTCGTGTTCTCCCATGGTACCGGCCGCTCCGACGAGTGGTACATCTCCCGCTTCTTCAACCAATACGGCAGCCCTAACGTTGCCATGGGAGGAGCCGAGATGTGCTGGTGCCCCACCTATTCCATTGAGAGCACCACCTTCGGCCAGTTCGGCGCAACGTCTACCGCGCCGAATACCCAATGCGTCGTATTCTGGGGTCGCAATCCCGCTCAGTGCGGCGATTTCCCCGAGCACTGGGGTTACAGCCAGCTGTTCGAACACAATCCCGACGCGAAGATCATCGTCGTCGATCCGCGCTGCACCGAGTACGCGGCACGGGCGGATATCTGGCTGCGTCTGCGCCCTGGTACCGACGGCGCGCTCGCGCTCGGCTGGATGAACGTCATCATCAACGAAGAGCTCTACAACAAGGAGTTCGTCGAGAAGTGGACGTACGGCTTCGATCAACTCAAAGAAGCGGTACAGGCCTACACGCCCGAGAAGGTTGCCGAAATCACCTGGGTGCCCGCCGAGAAGATCCGGGCTGCGGCACGCATGTACGCGACTATTCGTCCGTGCTTCATGCCGTGGGGCCTTCCCACCGACACCATCGGACGCAACATGACGCAAGCGAATCGAGCGAAAGCGCTGCTTAAAGCGCTCGTCGGCGTCAACGAGATGGGGCAAACCTACCTCGCTCCGCCCAATGCTGTCCGCCCACTCGCCTCGATGGAGATGCCCGACTTGCTTCCCGTATCGCAACGCGAGAAACAGCTCGGGGCCGATCAATTCCCCATGCACAGCTGGCCGAGCTACCAGATGATCTCCGATGCCCAAAGCCGCGTGTTCAAGCACCCCTACTTTCTCAACCAGGATGCGACGTGCACGCACAATTGGTCAATCGTGAGCCAAGCCATCAAGACCGGCAAGCCGTATCCCGTTAAGGGCATGATCTGCTTCGCCTCCAACCCCTTCTCCAACCTTTCGAATTCGAACGATCTGTACGAGTGCATCAAGTTGCTCGATCTCATGGTGACGCACGAGTACACCATGACGCCAGCCGCGATGCTCTCCGATTACGTACTGCCCGCCGCAGGCTGGCTCGAGCGCGTGCAGGTGTGGGGCACCAACGGCGGCGGACCCGCCATCTCGGGTGTTGCCCTTACCGGCGAAGCCGCCATTGAGCCCTTGTACGAACGTCGCGACAACTACGCGTTTTGGCGCTCGCTTGCCGAGGGCACGTTCGAGAAGGAGGAGTTCGAGAAGTACTGGCCGTGGAAGGATTCCGAAGAGGCGAACGACTACATGGTTGAGCCGCTCGGGGTCAAATCGGCCGATACGGTGGGCAAGCCGGTGTTCTGCCCCTCGCCCGACAAGTGGCACGAGCTCACCGATCCGCAAACAGGCGAGCTGTACGGATTCGGCACTCCGACGGGCAAAGTCGAAATCTATTCGACCATTCTCGAAAAGCTCTTCTCCGAAGACGAGGCCATCCCGTACTACGAGGAGCCGTTCGAGTCTCCGGTATCGACGCCCGAGCTTGCGGCTGAGTACCCGCTCATTCTGACGGCGGGCTCTCGCTTCATGCCGTACTACCACTCCGAATACCGTCAGGTGAAAGGATGTCGCGAGCGCTATCCCGATCCGTACTTCCAGATCCACCCGGAAATGGCGGCGAACCTCGGCATCGGCGACGGCATGTGGTGTTGGATCGAGACGCTGCGCGGCAAGTGCCTCCAGCGCGCCAAGCTCGATTCGGGCATTATGCCCCAGGTCATTTCGGCGCAGCACGGTTGGTGGTTCCCCGAGCTTCCCGAGGAAGACCCCTGGCTCGGTGGCTGGTTCATATCGAATATCAACATGTGCACCGATAACGCCGTCGAGAATTGCTGCAAGCTGAGCGGCGTGTACAACATGAAACTTGCGCAGTGCAAGGTGTACAAGGCTGCCGAAGCTCCGTTCAACACGTTTACGAAATAA
- a CDS encoding helix-turn-helix transcriptional regulator, translating to MQLLNRLNMITRDRIVLACMVSIFCFSFSGAILNAEVYARIAPYFGVGRELSTFMQAVLFLAVAFVAVKKPSLFDVKTISLVTIAVLVVSGFLLALSLELQNPLFVMVSLLCRAAGQVWAITVFSVALTTISSLRTVLVTVGIGMVLSGFVWQLVPPNLPVALGSFFVVLCAIVPIALTWKVSVPLFQTIRQSAAASSIGVSDSSVFVGVSKLKGLYFCMLLVSVASGYALAFNEQSNAPIVTVVENIVLAAIVVVVLMGDSAKEHEGREDQLFSFAALLIIAGYLVAPFSFGHDTTVTNTLLRAGRDCFTLLVWLVLAAIGRRNIFLLLPILGSVRFMSAIGTDIGAMAGHVTNGLLADSSTTAAAITTAFAFAFIAFLWLGFRDFSFTRVINDVKEVSEPEILRVGDHMEARSRLLGIEHGLTDREIDILQLLARGRDGKFIAEEFVLSYNTVKTHIKHIYQKLGVHSRQELIDLVGES from the coding sequence ATGCAGCTGCTCAACCGGTTGAACATGATAACGCGGGACAGGATCGTGCTTGCATGCATGGTGTCCATATTCTGCTTTTCGTTTTCAGGCGCCATTCTCAACGCCGAGGTGTATGCGCGTATCGCCCCGTATTTCGGAGTGGGGCGCGAACTCTCGACGTTTATGCAGGCGGTGCTCTTCCTTGCAGTCGCCTTCGTGGCTGTGAAGAAGCCATCGCTGTTCGATGTGAAGACCATCAGCTTGGTAACCATTGCGGTTCTCGTGGTGTCGGGATTTCTGCTTGCGCTATCGCTTGAGCTGCAAAATCCCCTGTTCGTCATGGTGAGCCTGCTGTGCCGTGCCGCTGGCCAGGTGTGGGCGATTACGGTGTTCTCGGTGGCTCTAACCACAATCTCGTCGCTGAGGACCGTGCTCGTGACCGTGGGTATCGGGATGGTGCTTTCCGGATTTGTCTGGCAGCTCGTTCCCCCGAACCTTCCCGTTGCGCTCGGATCGTTCTTCGTCGTTCTGTGCGCGATCGTTCCCATTGCGCTTACCTGGAAGGTGAGCGTGCCCCTGTTTCAGACGATCAGGCAGTCGGCAGCCGCGTCAAGCATCGGTGTGAGCGATTCTTCGGTTTTCGTCGGCGTCTCCAAACTCAAGGGCTTGTACTTCTGCATGCTGCTCGTGAGCGTCGCTTCGGGCTATGCGCTCGCTTTCAACGAACAGTCGAACGCGCCTATTGTTACCGTGGTCGAGAATATCGTGCTTGCAGCCATCGTCGTCGTGGTTTTAATGGGGGATTCCGCAAAGGAGCACGAGGGAAGGGAAGACCAGCTGTTCTCGTTCGCGGCCCTGCTTATCATTGCGGGATATCTCGTTGCGCCGTTCTCGTTCGGACACGACACCACGGTTACGAACACGCTGTTGCGGGCGGGTCGTGATTGCTTCACTCTGCTGGTGTGGCTCGTGTTGGCCGCGATCGGGCGTCGTAATATCTTTTTGCTGCTGCCGATCCTCGGCTCCGTTCGGTTCATGAGCGCGATCGGCACCGATATCGGCGCAATGGCAGGCCACGTGACCAACGGTCTCCTTGCAGATTCTTCCACAACTGCTGCCGCGATCACGACGGCGTTCGCCTTCGCGTTCATCGCGTTTCTGTGGCTCGGGTTCCGCGATTTCAGCTTCACCCGTGTTATCAACGATGTGAAAGAGGTATCGGAGCCGGAGATACTGCGGGTCGGCGACCATATGGAAGCGCGGAGCCGTTTGTTGGGCATCGAGCACGGGTTGACCGATCGTGAAATCGATATCCTTCAACTGCTCGCCCGCGGCAGAGACGGTAAATTCATCGCCGAGGAGTTCGTCCTTTCGTACAACACGGTGAAAACCCACATCAAGCATATCTATCAGAAGCTCGGCGTGCACTCGCGCCAAGAGCTGATCGATCTGGTAGGGGAATCATAG